In one window of Paucidesulfovibrio gracilis DSM 16080 DNA:
- a CDS encoding DUF190 domain-containing protein — MKGYFVTFFTQQNRTHQDVPLARWIIEEAKKLGIRGATLFSGKQGFGHDGRFHSDNYFDLEDPPVQVGLALTPEECDKLMDRLETNHVRVFFTKAAVEFGFTSEH; from the coding sequence ATGAAAGGATATTTCGTCACGTTTTTCACTCAGCAGAACCGAACGCATCAGGATGTTCCCTTGGCCCGATGGATCATCGAAGAAGCGAAAAAACTCGGCATTCGCGGAGCAACGCTTTTTTCCGGCAAACAAGGATTCGGACATGACGGACGTTTTCACTCCGACAACTATTTCGATCTGGAAGATCCGCCCGTGCAGGTGGGCCTGGCTCTGACGCCAGAGGAATGCGACAAGCTGATGGACCGGTTGGAAACAAACCATGTCCGCGTCTTTTTTACAAAAGCAGCGGTTGAATTCGGTTTCACGTCGGAACACTGA
- a CDS encoding DUF554 domain-containing protein, with the protein MIGPYVNGAALFVGSVAGAFIGPKLNTNIRQQMPMVFGCASMGLGVAMIVKVQLLAPVVLALVVGALFGELIRLEAAIQHLAGKTRHLLARISPPTDELSQEEFLDKFVALLVLFCMSGTGIYGSMSEGMTGDPTLLIVKAILDLFTAPIFASTMGLSVGILVLPQFAIQALLYLGASMILPLTTPEMLADFSACGGIIMLATGFRICGIQQFPVASMIPALLLVMPLSWLWATFF; encoded by the coding sequence ATGATCGGTCCTTATGTCAACGGAGCCGCACTTTTTGTCGGAAGTGTTGCCGGGGCTTTCATCGGCCCGAAACTCAACACCAACATCCGGCAGCAAATGCCCATGGTCTTTGGATGCGCCTCCATGGGGCTGGGCGTTGCCATGATCGTCAAGGTCCAACTCCTTGCCCCGGTGGTTTTGGCGCTGGTTGTGGGGGCGTTGTTCGGGGAACTCATCCGGCTGGAAGCGGCAATCCAGCATCTCGCGGGAAAGACGCGGCATCTATTGGCCAGGATATCCCCCCCCACCGACGAACTCAGCCAGGAGGAATTTTTAGACAAATTCGTGGCTCTGCTGGTGCTCTTCTGCATGAGTGGAACAGGCATTTACGGCTCCATGAGCGAAGGGATGACAGGAGATCCCACACTGCTCATCGTGAAAGCCATCCTCGATCTGTTCACCGCGCCCATCTTTGCCTCAACCATGGGACTCTCCGTCGGCATATTGGTGCTCCCACAATTCGCCATTCAGGCGCTGCTGTACCTCGGCGCATCCATGATCCTTCCGCTGACCACCCCGGAGATGCTGGCGGATTTCTCGGCCTGCGGCGGCATCATCATGCTCGCCACGGGCTTTCGCATTTGCGGCATTCAACAATTCCCAGTGGCCAGCATGATTCCTGCCCTGCTCCTGGTCATGCCCTTGTCCTGGCTTTGGGCCACTTTCTTCTAG